The following coding sequences are from one Methanohalophilus halophilus window:
- a CDS encoding transcription elongation factor Spt5 has translation MSEDSSIFVIKTTANQERSVAGMLAKVAKKENLDIRALLAPDELKGYVLVESSNSGEVEQAIQTVPHARAVVKGQSSMEEIMHFLTPKPTVTGITEGAIIEVTSGPFKGEKARVKRVDEGHEEITVELFDAVVPIPITIRGDTVRILRKEEE, from the coding sequence ATGAGTGAAGATAGCTCTATATTCGTGATTAAGACGACTGCAAATCAGGAACGCTCAGTTGCCGGAATGCTGGCCAAAGTGGCTAAAAAGGAGAATCTGGATATAAGGGCTCTTCTTGCACCGGATGAGCTTAAGGGTTATGTACTTGTGGAATCTTCCAATTCAGGTGAGGTCGAACAGGCTATTCAGACAGTTCCACATGCAAGGGCTGTTGTGAAGGGTCAATCGAGCATGGAAGAAATCATGCATTTCCTGACTCCCAAACCGACGGTTACAGGAATCACGGAAGGCGCGATCATAGAGGTTACTTCAGGTCCTTTCAAGGGAGAAAAAGCACGTGTCAAGCGTGTTGATGAAGGACATGAAGAAATCACTGTCGAGCTTTTCGATGCTGTGGTACCTATCCCCATCACTATTCGTGGGGATACAGTGAGAATACTCCGCAAAGAAGAGGAGTAA
- a CDS encoding protein translocase SEC61 complex subunit gamma, protein MLKSAMNNRSVSQILKSYYRVLKLSRKPAREEFLMISKVAGAGIVAIGFVGFVVYILLTELPTWV, encoded by the coding sequence ATATTAAAATCAGCAATGAACAATCGCAGTGTCAGCCAGATCCTGAAGTCCTATTACAGGGTGCTGAAACTTTCCAGAAAGCCTGCCCGGGAAGAGTTCCTCATGATCTCAAAGGTTGCAGGTGCAGGGATTGTAGCAATCGGCTTTGTTGGCTTTGTGGTCTATATATTGCTGACCGAATTGCCGACATGGGTGTAA
- the ftsZ gene encoding cell division protein FtsZ, protein MKSIVEEALARSAEERQVSAEASGPKDVNAEIEAVLKGMHTNIKVIGCGGGGSNSVQRMTNEGIKGAQLVALNTDAQHLLNVSCDNKILIGKKKTRGLGAGSLPQIGEDAALESIDELTEVVEGTDMVFITAGLGGGTGTGSAAVVAEAARDAGALTIAVVTLPFAVEGEVRRTNAEAGLERLRDVADTVIVVPNDKLLEVVPRLPLQAAFKVSDEVLMRAVKGITELITKPGLVNLDFADVRTVMQNGGVAMIGLGEADGDSKASESVQKALRSPLLDVDISGATSALVNVVGGQDMTVSEAEGVVQEVYSRIDPGARLIWGAQVDPDLEHTVRTMIVVTGVKSPQIYGPGGAKNVTRRYGIDFVG, encoded by the coding sequence ATGAAATCCATTGTTGAAGAGGCATTAGCTCGCTCAGCAGAAGAAAGACAAGTAAGTGCCGAAGCATCGGGACCGAAGGATGTCAATGCGGAGATCGAAGCAGTTTTGAAAGGTATGCATACCAATATTAAAGTTATTGGATGTGGCGGAGGAGGTTCGAACAGCGTCCAGAGGATGACGAATGAGGGAATTAAGGGAGCACAACTTGTAGCCCTCAATACTGATGCTCAACACCTTCTGAATGTTAGTTGTGATAATAAAATCCTGATCGGCAAGAAAAAGACCCGAGGTCTGGGTGCCGGCAGTCTTCCTCAAATTGGAGAGGATGCTGCACTTGAAAGTATTGATGAACTCACTGAAGTGGTCGAAGGTACCGACATGGTATTCATCACAGCAGGGCTTGGTGGAGGTACCGGAACCGGTTCCGCAGCCGTGGTAGCAGAGGCTGCCAGGGATGCAGGTGCTCTTACCATTGCTGTTGTAACTCTGCCTTTTGCAGTAGAGGGAGAGGTGCGCCGTACCAATGCTGAAGCAGGACTGGAGAGACTCAGGGATGTTGCGGATACTGTAATTGTAGTACCCAATGACAAACTTCTGGAAGTAGTGCCTCGTTTGCCTTTGCAGGCAGCGTTCAAGGTATCGGATGAAGTGTTGATGAGGGCTGTAAAAGGAATTACCGAACTGATAACCAAACCCGGTCTTGTTAACCTTGACTTTGCCGATGTACGTACCGTAATGCAGAATGGTGGAGTTGCCATGATCGGTCTGGGTGAGGCTGATGGTGACAGTAAGGCCAGTGAATCCGTACAGAAAGCATTACGCAGTCCACTTCTTGACGTGGATATCTCCGGTGCAACATCTGCACTTGTCAATGTTGTCGGTGGTCAGGATATGACTGTTTCAGAAGCAGAAGGAGTAGTTCAGGAAGTCTATAGCAGGATAGACCCCGGCGCAAGACTCATATGGGGTGCACAGGTCGATCCGGATCTGGAACACACAGTGCGCACAATGATAGTTGTGACAGGTGTCAAATCACCGCAAATATATGGACCGGGCGGAGCAAAGAACGTTACAAGGAGATATGGAATAGACTTTGTGGGATGA
- a CDS encoding D-aminoacyl-tRNA deacylase → MSQMSTPKPTIVCSSVDAASMNIMSHILEMDEWEKQSIEPIYEDIANVYESGKFLLVEVSIHHIFQDGLDDKLGHLGFIPSCFIFASKHKSDDGRKLLTAHFTGNPSEAKFGGYPGKLSIAYSSALKPLLMQLQSFSAGMDYDVSMESTHHGPTDLQIPSIYAEIGSGPAQWDDKGAADVLARSILTFDTRKLPIALGFGGGHYAARQSEIVLNNNVTFGHNIPSYQLEFVDESLFSRAVDKSGADFVYMDRKALSSSDQEYLHDLARKNDLLVLRESDIQQIGNVPWDIFKNILVRSRGIEPTTPPLFTDVLRKELENSSPDVVPDPVELVIDERLVHYTWKSNPDRFLDMLQGYPLVYLQRDNGTYRGSFLLFEKKDAEDLQTQIIDECIKILKEHYEIEYIREDNLLYLTFRKFNPIKAESIGVPGGPLFGKLARGIPVEVDGNIIHPDMVHETITKDLVLKNMIR, encoded by the coding sequence ATGTCACAAATGTCAACTCCAAAACCAACGATTGTATGCTCCAGTGTGGATGCTGCGAGTATGAATATAATGTCCCATATTCTGGAAATGGATGAATGGGAAAAGCAATCCATTGAGCCTATTTATGAGGATATTGCCAATGTATATGAATCCGGAAAGTTCCTGCTTGTGGAAGTTTCCATCCATCATATCTTTCAGGATGGCCTGGACGACAAACTGGGCCATCTTGGATTCATTCCTTCATGTTTCATTTTTGCTTCCAAACATAAAAGTGATGATGGCCGTAAACTTCTTACCGCCCATTTTACAGGCAATCCTTCGGAGGCAAAATTCGGTGGCTATCCCGGAAAGCTTTCAATTGCTTATTCCTCTGCCCTGAAACCTTTACTGATGCAGCTGCAGTCCTTTTCTGCAGGTATGGATTATGATGTGTCTATGGAATCCACACATCATGGCCCTACAGACTTGCAAATTCCTTCCATTTATGCAGAGATTGGCAGTGGTCCCGCGCAGTGGGATGATAAAGGGGCCGCAGATGTACTTGCCAGATCCATACTTACCTTCGATACCCGGAAGTTGCCAATAGCTCTGGGATTTGGGGGTGGGCATTATGCAGCCCGGCAATCAGAGATTGTTCTTAACAATAATGTGACCTTTGGCCATAATATTCCTTCCTACCAGCTGGAATTTGTTGATGAATCCCTTTTTAGTCGGGCAGTGGATAAGTCGGGGGCGGATTTTGTTTATATGGACAGGAAGGCCCTTTCATCTTCTGACCAAGAGTATCTGCATGATCTTGCCCGGAAAAATGACCTGCTGGTTTTGAGGGAGAGTGACATTCAGCAGATTGGAAATGTCCCCTGGGATATTTTCAAGAATATCCTGGTACGGTCCAGAGGCATAGAACCCACAACACCACCGTTATTTACAGATGTTCTCAGGAAAGAGCTGGAAAATTCTTCACCTGATGTTGTCCCGGATCCAGTTGAGTTGGTCATAGATGAGAGACTGGTCCACTATACCTGGAAGAGTAATCCGGACCGTTTCCTGGATATGCTGCAGGGATATCCGCTTGTATATCTGCAGAGGGACAACGGGACTTATAGGGGTTCTTTCCTGTTATTCGAAAAGAAAGATGCAGAAGACTTGCAGACTCAGATTATAGATGAATGCATTAAAATACTAAAAGAACATTATGAAATTGAGTATATTAGAGAGGACAATCTATTGTATCTTACATTCCGGAAGTTCAATCCGATAAAAGCGGAGAGTATAGGCGTCCCCGGAGGACCTCTGTTTGGTAAACTTGCCAGGGGAATTCCTGTTGAGGTTGATGGAAATATTATCCATCCGGATATGGTTCATGAGACAATTACAAAAGATCTTGTCCTGAAAAATATGATTCGTTGA